The following coding sequences lie in one Arachis ipaensis cultivar K30076 chromosome B05, Araip1.1, whole genome shotgun sequence genomic window:
- the LOC107642412 gene encoding probable polyamine transporter At1g31830 isoform X3, producing the protein MGEFNSNVEYVTVVDLPSPRRTHTMKKVSMLPLVFLIFYEVSGGPFGVEDTVHAAGPLLALLGFVVFPFIWSIPEALITAEMGTMFPENSGYVVWVSTALGPFWGFQQGWMKWLSGVIDNALYPVLFLDYLKSGVPALGGGLPRILATWGLTIVLTFLNYRGLTIVGYVAVFLGVFSLLPFVVMGFLAIPDLKPSRWTVVNTKDVDWNLYLNTLFWNLNYWDSISTLSGEVENPKKTLPKALFLALILVVLGYFFPLLIGTGAVPLNRELWTDGYFSDIAMILGGAWLRWWLQAAAAMSNMGMFVAEMSSDSFQLLGMAERGMLPEFFSKRSRHGTPLVGILFSASGVILLSWMSFQEIVAAENFLYCFGMILEFIAFILLKIKHPNASRPYKVPGGAAGAILMCIPPTALICVVLYFSTLKVMVVSLIAVSIGLVLQPCIKYVEKKRWLKFSHSADLPDLEHEESTHSLVN; encoded by the coding sequence atgggagAGTTCAACAGCAATGTTGAGTATGTCACCGTTGTAGATTTACCTTCCCCAAGGAGAACTCACACCATGAAGAAAGTTTCAATGCTCCCTCTTGTATTCCTAATCTTCTATGAGGTTTCAGGTGGTCCCTTTGGTGTTGAGGACACTGTTCATGCAGCAGGTCCACTCTTAGCGCTTCTTGGTTTCGTCGTTTTCCCATTCATATGGAGCATCCCTGAAGCTTTGATCACTGCTGAGATGGGCACAATGTTCCCCGAAAACAGCGGGTATGTCGTTTGGGTCTCGACTGCACTGGGTCCCTTTTGGGGGTTTCAGCAGGGTTGGATGAAGTGGCTGAGTGGTGTGATAGACAATGCTTTATATCCTGTTCTGTTTCTTGATTATCTGAAATCTGGAGTCCCTGCATTAGGGGGTGGATTACCTAGAATCCTTGCAACTTGGGGTTTGACAATTGTTCTCACTTTCTTGAACTACAGGGGTTTAACAATTGTAGGATATGTTGCTGTTTTTTTAGGGGTTTTCTCGCTCCTCCCTTTTGTGGTTATGGGGTTTTTGGCAATTCCGGACTTGAAACCTTCGAGATGGACTGTGGTAAACACTAAAGATGTTGATTGGAATTTGTATTTGAATACTTTGTTCTGGAATCTCAATTACTGGGATTCTATAAGTACTCTTTCTGGGGAAGTTGAGAATCCTAAGAAAACTCTTCCAAAAGCTTTGTTTTTGGCATTGATCCTAGTGGTTCTGGGGTATTTCTTCCCACTTCTGATTGGCACTGGCGCTGTTCCCCTTAATCGAGAGTTGTGGACTGATGGTTACTTCTCGGATATTGCTATGATTCTTGGAGGAGCATGGTTGAGATGGTGGCTTCAGGCTGCTGCCGCGATGTCAAATATGGGAATGTTTGTTGCTGAAATGAGCAGCGACTCTTTCCAGCTTCTAGGGATGGCCGAGAGAGGAATGTTGCCCGAGTTCTTCAGCAAGAGATCTCGTCATGGAACCCCTCTTGTAGGTATACTTTTCTCTGCCTCTGGTGTAATTCTACTGTCATGGATGAGCTTTCAAGAGATCGTAGCGGCAGAAAACTTCCTGTACTGTTTCGGAATGATTTTGGAGTTTATTGCATTCATATTGTTGAAGATCAAGCACCCCAATGCGTCTCGGCCTTACAAGGTGCCAGGAGGAGCAGCCGGGGCGATCCTAATGTGCATCCCTCCGACCGCATTGATCTGTGTCGTGTTGTATTTCTCCACCCTCAAAGTAATGGTTGTAAGCCTCATTGCTGTGTCAATTGGCCTTGTCTTGCAGCCTTGTATCAAATATGTAGAGAAAAAGAGGTGGTTGAAGTTCTCCCATAGTGCTGATCTCCCAGATCTTGAACATGAGGAGAGCACTCACTCTTTGGTGAATTAA
- the LOC107642412 gene encoding probable polyamine transporter At1g31830 isoform X2, translated as MKLRAAATTRQASRMGEFNSNVEYVTVVDLPSPRRTHTMKKVSMLPLVFLIFYEVSGGPFGVEDTVHAAGPLLALLGFVVFPFIWSIPEALITAEMGTMFPENSGYVVWVSTALGPFWGFQQGWMKWLSGVIDNALYPVLFLDYLKSGVPALGGGLPRILATWGLTIVLTFLNYRGLTIVGYVAVFLGVFSLLPFVVMGFLAIPDLKPSRWTVVNTKDVDWNLYLNTLFWNLNYWDSISTLSGEVENPKKTLPKALFLALILVVLGYFFPLLIGTGAVPLNRELWTDGYFSDIAMILGGAWLRWWLQAAAAMSNMGMFVAEMSSDSFQLLGMAERGMLPEFFSKRSRHGTPLVGILFSASGVILLSWMSFQEIVAAENFLYCFGMILEFIAFILLKIKHPNASRPYKVPGGAAGAILMCIPPTALICVVLYFSTLKVMVVSLIAVSIGLVLQPCIKYVEKKRWLKFSHSADLPDLEHEESTHSLVN; from the exons ATG AAATTGAGGGCTGCAGCTACTACTagacaagcttcaagaatgggagAGTTCAACAGCAATGTTGAGTATGTCACCGTTGTAGATTTACCTTCCCCAAGGAGAACTCACACCATGAAGAAAGTTTCAATGCTCCCTCTTGTATTCCTAATCTTCTATGAGGTTTCAGGTGGTCCCTTTGGTGTTGAGGACACTGTTCATGCAGCAGGTCCACTCTTAGCGCTTCTTGGTTTCGTCGTTTTCCCATTCATATGGAGCATCCCTGAAGCTTTGATCACTGCTGAGATGGGCACAATGTTCCCCGAAAACAGCGGGTATGTCGTTTGGGTCTCGACTGCACTGGGTCCCTTTTGGGGGTTTCAGCAGGGTTGGATGAAGTGGCTGAGTGGTGTGATAGACAATGCTTTATATCCTGTTCTGTTTCTTGATTATCTGAAATCTGGAGTCCCTGCATTAGGGGGTGGATTACCTAGAATCCTTGCAACTTGGGGTTTGACAATTGTTCTCACTTTCTTGAACTACAGGGGTTTAACAATTGTAGGATATGTTGCTGTTTTTTTAGGGGTTTTCTCGCTCCTCCCTTTTGTGGTTATGGGGTTTTTGGCAATTCCGGACTTGAAACCTTCGAGATGGACTGTGGTAAACACTAAAGATGTTGATTGGAATTTGTATTTGAATACTTTGTTCTGGAATCTCAATTACTGGGATTCTATAAGTACTCTTTCTGGGGAAGTTGAGAATCCTAAGAAAACTCTTCCAAAAGCTTTGTTTTTGGCATTGATCCTAGTGGTTCTGGGGTATTTCTTCCCACTTCTGATTGGCACTGGCGCTGTTCCCCTTAATCGAGAGTTGTGGACTGATGGTTACTTCTCGGATATTGCTATGATTCTTGGAGGAGCATGGTTGAGATGGTGGCTTCAGGCTGCTGCCGCGATGTCAAATATGGGAATGTTTGTTGCTGAAATGAGCAGCGACTCTTTCCAGCTTCTAGGGATGGCCGAGAGAGGAATGTTGCCCGAGTTCTTCAGCAAGAGATCTCGTCATGGAACCCCTCTTGTAGGTATACTTTTCTCTGCCTCTGGTGTAATTCTACTGTCATGGATGAGCTTTCAAGAGATCGTAGCGGCAGAAAACTTCCTGTACTGTTTCGGAATGATTTTGGAGTTTATTGCATTCATATTGTTGAAGATCAAGCACCCCAATGCGTCTCGGCCTTACAAGGTGCCAGGAGGAGCAGCCGGGGCGATCCTAATGTGCATCCCTCCGACCGCATTGATCTGTGTCGTGTTGTATTTCTCCACCCTCAAAGTAATGGTTGTAAGCCTCATTGCTGTGTCAATTGGCCTTGTCTTGCAGCCTTGTATCAAATATGTAGAGAAAAAGAGGTGGTTGAAGTTCTCCCATAGTGCTGATCTCCCAGATCTTGAACATGAGGAGAGCACTCACTCTTTGGTGAATTAA
- the LOC107642412 gene encoding probable polyamine transporter At1g31830 isoform X1, with amino-acid sequence MVTMVQSEKVKNDEGVAAKQERTTVDSLEETTVAADSSSPQPQETTHQAPHDNNDSQNQEKLRAAATTRQASRMGEFNSNVEYVTVVDLPSPRRTHTMKKVSMLPLVFLIFYEVSGGPFGVEDTVHAAGPLLALLGFVVFPFIWSIPEALITAEMGTMFPENSGYVVWVSTALGPFWGFQQGWMKWLSGVIDNALYPVLFLDYLKSGVPALGGGLPRILATWGLTIVLTFLNYRGLTIVGYVAVFLGVFSLLPFVVMGFLAIPDLKPSRWTVVNTKDVDWNLYLNTLFWNLNYWDSISTLSGEVENPKKTLPKALFLALILVVLGYFFPLLIGTGAVPLNRELWTDGYFSDIAMILGGAWLRWWLQAAAAMSNMGMFVAEMSSDSFQLLGMAERGMLPEFFSKRSRHGTPLVGILFSASGVILLSWMSFQEIVAAENFLYCFGMILEFIAFILLKIKHPNASRPYKVPGGAAGAILMCIPPTALICVVLYFSTLKVMVVSLIAVSIGLVLQPCIKYVEKKRWLKFSHSADLPDLEHEESTHSLVN; translated from the exons ATGGTGACGATGGTACAATCAGAGAAAGTGAAGAACGATGAGGGAGTAGCGGCAAAGCAAGAAAGAACCACCGTTGACTCTCTGGAAGAGACTACTGTTGCTGCCGACAGTTCTTCTCCACAGCCACAAGAAACTACTCATCAGGCGCCACATGATAATAATGATTCCCAGAACCAAGAG AAATTGAGGGCTGCAGCTACTACTagacaagcttcaagaatgggagAGTTCAACAGCAATGTTGAGTATGTCACCGTTGTAGATTTACCTTCCCCAAGGAGAACTCACACCATGAAGAAAGTTTCAATGCTCCCTCTTGTATTCCTAATCTTCTATGAGGTTTCAGGTGGTCCCTTTGGTGTTGAGGACACTGTTCATGCAGCAGGTCCACTCTTAGCGCTTCTTGGTTTCGTCGTTTTCCCATTCATATGGAGCATCCCTGAAGCTTTGATCACTGCTGAGATGGGCACAATGTTCCCCGAAAACAGCGGGTATGTCGTTTGGGTCTCGACTGCACTGGGTCCCTTTTGGGGGTTTCAGCAGGGTTGGATGAAGTGGCTGAGTGGTGTGATAGACAATGCTTTATATCCTGTTCTGTTTCTTGATTATCTGAAATCTGGAGTCCCTGCATTAGGGGGTGGATTACCTAGAATCCTTGCAACTTGGGGTTTGACAATTGTTCTCACTTTCTTGAACTACAGGGGTTTAACAATTGTAGGATATGTTGCTGTTTTTTTAGGGGTTTTCTCGCTCCTCCCTTTTGTGGTTATGGGGTTTTTGGCAATTCCGGACTTGAAACCTTCGAGATGGACTGTGGTAAACACTAAAGATGTTGATTGGAATTTGTATTTGAATACTTTGTTCTGGAATCTCAATTACTGGGATTCTATAAGTACTCTTTCTGGGGAAGTTGAGAATCCTAAGAAAACTCTTCCAAAAGCTTTGTTTTTGGCATTGATCCTAGTGGTTCTGGGGTATTTCTTCCCACTTCTGATTGGCACTGGCGCTGTTCCCCTTAATCGAGAGTTGTGGACTGATGGTTACTTCTCGGATATTGCTATGATTCTTGGAGGAGCATGGTTGAGATGGTGGCTTCAGGCTGCTGCCGCGATGTCAAATATGGGAATGTTTGTTGCTGAAATGAGCAGCGACTCTTTCCAGCTTCTAGGGATGGCCGAGAGAGGAATGTTGCCCGAGTTCTTCAGCAAGAGATCTCGTCATGGAACCCCTCTTGTAGGTATACTTTTCTCTGCCTCTGGTGTAATTCTACTGTCATGGATGAGCTTTCAAGAGATCGTAGCGGCAGAAAACTTCCTGTACTGTTTCGGAATGATTTTGGAGTTTATTGCATTCATATTGTTGAAGATCAAGCACCCCAATGCGTCTCGGCCTTACAAGGTGCCAGGAGGAGCAGCCGGGGCGATCCTAATGTGCATCCCTCCGACCGCATTGATCTGTGTCGTGTTGTATTTCTCCACCCTCAAAGTAATGGTTGTAAGCCTCATTGCTGTGTCAATTGGCCTTGTCTTGCAGCCTTGTATCAAATATGTAGAGAAAAAGAGGTGGTTGAAGTTCTCCCATAGTGCTGATCTCCCAGATCTTGAACATGAGGAGAGCACTCACTCTTTGGTGAATTAA